The Daucus carota subsp. sativus chromosome 7, DH1 v3.0, whole genome shotgun sequence genome window below encodes:
- the LOC108193568 gene encoding uncharacterized protein LOC108193568, with product MKTKLKILNPHIPNSIFLNPIALKSLPIHPHTIKIKPYSSNPTLIHPPFPHPNLSKALNFFHSLSHPHSNPISRPDPFARITSPFQNNTPHQNFTFNKGLKDNASGTNCKDPIFTVVLLGWLGSKRKHMRRYAELYESRGIQAVTFVAPVKDMLSVDLGRAFWQRISGLVVEISDWLSEKENDGRERFLMFHTFSNTGWLAYGAILDDLQGRPDILDKIKGCVIDSGGDPNIDPKVWAAGFGAALLKKRSSAAYPSVEAGEKNAVQRETNVAKLGPKKPFFAEVAILLVLEKFFSFLLNTPDLNQKLTKIISVLSNNQPPCPQLYLYSSDDKVIPYQSVELFIKKQKDMGRTVHSFNFKSSPHVDHYRTYPTTYYSQLQSFLEECLATVKQL from the exons ATGAAAACAAAGCTCAAAATCTTGAATCCCCACATCCCCAATTCCATTTTTCTCAATCCTATTGCCCTCAAATCTCTACCAATTCATCCCCACACCATCAAAATCAAACCCTATTCCTCTAATCCCACTCTAATCCACCCCCCATTCCCACACCCAAATCTTTCTAAAGCCCTCAACTTTTTTCACTCCCTCTCACACCCACACTCAAACCCCATTTCTCGACCCGACCCATTTGCCCGAATCACTTCCCCCTTCCAAAATAACACACCCCATCAAAACTTCACCTTCAACAAAGGCCTTAAAGACAATGCTAGTGGGACTAATTGTAAAGATCCAATTTTTACTGTTGTGTTGCTAGGTTGGCTCGGTTCGAAACGAAAGCATATGAGGAGGTATGCTGAATTGTATGAATCAAGAGGGATTCAAGCTGTTACGTTTGTTGCTCCGGTTAAAGACATGCTTTCTGTTGATCTTGGGAGGGCTTTCTGGCAGAGGATTTCTGGTTTAGTTGTCGAGATATCGGATTGGTTATCGGAGAAAGAAAATGATGGGAGGGAACGGTTCTTGATGTTTCACACTTTCAGTAATACTGGCTGGCTTGC ATACGGTGCAATTCTTGATGATCTTCAAGGTAGACCCGATATACTGGACAAGATTAAAGGGTGTGTTATTGATTCGGGGGGTGATCCTAATATAGATCCTAAG GTCTGGGCAGCTGGATTCGGTGCTGCATTGCTAAAAAAACGTAGTTCTGCAGCATACCCATCAGTTGAGGCTGGAGAAAAGAATGCAGTACAAAGAGAAACAAATGTGGCAAAGTTGGGACCAAAGAAACCCTTTTTTGCCGAAGTTGCCATCCTATTAGTACTGGAAAAgtttttctcctttcttctgAACACGCCTGATTTAAATCA GAAGTTGACGAAGATTATATCTGTCCTCTCAAATAACCAGCCTCCTTGTCCGCAACTTTACCTATATAGTTCTGACGACAAAGTTATACCGTATCAGTCCGTAGAGTTATTTATCAAGAAACAGAAGGACATGGGGAGAACAGTGCACTCTTTTAACTTTAAATCATCCCCTCACGTAGATCACTATAGGACTTACCCTACTACGTATTACTCTCAGTTGCAGAGTTTCTTGGAGGAGTGTTTGGCCACCGTTAAACAATTATAA
- the LOC108195395 gene encoding uncharacterized protein LOC108195395, with product MENPKRLSRTNSKAARSGYEPSDTETEWQEETPGDDHDKVNGDEDFQVSNGADQARNFSSLRLGRLTAKFEQEVSSPAKSSKASQGLRRHSKSPYKQRDEGNALPLPPARRTISPMLSRPGSELRKNVSPFARTEVRNNVSPFARTEVRRTASPFAKTDIRKNVSPFAKTEIRNNSPFAKTEHRRHLSPFKLLRENQGFRTDSMGSLNRTQAHREANDHNGRGTDKGNYSHRSASAPRPREKDQHIKYNHAEQKKHGRTPSPLARNPSLKEKEASNKNTPSVGEINEILANVQISKGLVGNAPILDSTDSISPGDIFFSREYGAVTMQKVIFPKNGGFEDGLSPKHQRPAEKMHSPRQRNNTNGSSNLNFQRNSSSNGLTRTSSSSVTSSGVSRQSSNMSDTSERTNGTAMKFAVNRKKKQTDTWFPCISGSCRSKKPPQGKRAFDEASFIEKAFVVESLRQFWADKHQPASLNGFTCRKHEAQLLKKLVDQDICPHILLKGPPGSGKKALTMAYLREIYGDPASNITHERRYFQVQEARSMQVSVPVTSSAHHVELNVHKEPNAKYALMALIKQISSNHSVTPEISTVNFKADYTVMVLYDVDKAAENIQHLIKWIMDCYTDVCKLVLCCEDDFDILDSVKTRCKIIKVDAPVTHEIMEVLLQIALKEGFEISMSFAAKISTKAKQNLRRAIMALEACKAHNYPFAEDQPIPMGWEEVVVDLAAEILADPTPNRLLNVRGKLQRLLVDFVHPKLILQKLIEEFLKVVGAKLKRELYYWHGYYDKRLPIGTTAVLKLEEFVAKFMSIHRKSSSNN from the exons ATGGAGAATCCGAAAAGATTAAGCAGAACAAACTCAAAGGCAGCGCGGAGTGGTTATGAGCCCTCTGACACGGAGACTGAATGGCAGGAGGAGACCCCTGGGGATGATCATGACAAGGTGAATGGGGATGAAGATTTTCAGGTTTCGAATGGTGCTGATCAAGCAAGGAATTTTAGTTCTCTGAGACTCGGGAGGCTTACTGCGAAGTTTGAACAGGAGGTTTCTTCTCCTGCTAAGTCTTCGAAAGCAAGCCAGGGGCTAAGAAGGCACAGCAAATCTCCTTACAAGCAGAGAGATGAGGGTAATGCGCTTCCTCTTCCTCCTGCTCGTAGGACTATTAGTCCTATGTTGTCCAGACCTGGTTCTGAACTTCGTAAGAATGTGAGTCCCTTTGCAAGAACTGAAGTTCGTAACAATGTGAGTCCCTTTGCAAGAACTGAAGTTCGTAGAACTGCAAGCCCCTTTGCAAAAACTGACATTCGTAAGAATGTTAGCCCCTTTGCAAAAACTGAGATTCGTAACAATAGTCCCTTTGCAAAAACTGAGCACAGGAGGCATCTTTCTCCTTTTAAGCTTCTGAGAGAGAATCAGGGCTTTAGGACTGATTCAATGGGAAGTTTAAATAGAACGCAAGCCCACAGAGAGGCTAATGACCACAATGGCAGGGGAACTGATAAGGGTAACTACAGCCATAGATCAGCCTCTGCTCCGAGACCGCGAGAGAAAGATCAGCATATCAAATACAATCATGCAGAGCAGAAGAAACATGGCAGGACACCCTCCCCGTTAGCAAGAAATCCATCGCTAAAAGAAAAGGAGGCGAGCAataaaaatactccctctgtcggTGAAATTAATGAAATTCTGGCAAATGTACAGATCTCGAAAGGCCTGGTTGGTAATGCTCCAATTTTGGATAGCACAGACTCCATTTCGCCAGGTGATATATTCTTCTCTCGTGAATATGGAGCTGTGACAATGCAAAAGGTGATCTTCCCGAAGAATGGTGGCTTTGAAGACGGCCTCAGCCCGAAACATCAGAGGCCTGCAGAAAAGATGCATAGTCCTCGTCAACGTAACAACACAAATGGAAGCTCTAATCTGAACTTTCAGAGGAACTCATCTAGCAATGGTTTAACACGGACTAGTTCCTCCTCAGTTACGAGTTCTGGTGTAAGCAGACAGAGTAGTAATATGAGCGATACTAGTGAAAGGACGAATGGTACTGCAATGAAATTTGCAGTTAACAGGAAAAAGAAACAGACAGACACATGGTTTCCTTGTATTTCAGGATCTTGTCGGTCAAAGAAACCACCACAAGGAAAGAGAGCCTTTGATGAAGCCTCGTTTATTGAAAAGGCTTTTGTTGTCGAAAGCCTAAGACAGTTCTGGGCTGATAAGCACCAGCCTGCATCTTTAAACGGATTCACCTGTCGCAAGCATGAAGCTCAGCTTCTCAAGAAACTT GTAGATCAGGATATCTGTCCACATATTCTTCTCAAGGGTCCACCAGGCTCCGGAAAGAAAGCACTGACAATGGCCTATCTGCGCGAGATCTATGGAGATCCTGCCAGTAAT ATAACACACGAGAGAAGATATTTCCAGGTTCAGGAAGCAAGGTCAATGCAAGTTTCTGTTCCTGTAACCTCCAGTGCTCATCATGTGGAGCTCAATGTGCACAAGGAACCTAATGCTAAATATGCATTAATGGCCTTGATCAAACAAATAAGTAGCAACCACTCAGTCACCCCTGAGATCAGCACTGTTAATTTTAAGGCAGATTATACAG TCATGGTTCTTTATGATGTTGACAAAGCTGCGGAGAACATTCAGCACCTGATAAAATGGATCATGGATTGTTAtactgatgtttgtaaactggTTCTCTGTTGTGAAGATGATTTTGACATACTTGACTCTGTGAAAACCCGCTGCAAAATCATCAAGGTTGATGCTCCAGTAACTCATGAA ATCATGGAAGTTCTTCTTCAGATAGCATTGAAGGAAGGCTTTGAAATATCAATGAGCTTTGCGGCTAAGATTTCTACAAAAGCTAAACAGAACTTGAGGAGAGCAATAATGGCCCTTGAAGCATGCAAGGCACATAA CTATCCTTTCGCTGAAGATCAGCCAATTCCTATGGGATGGGAGGAGGTCGTAGTGGACCTTGCCGCAGAAATTTTGGCTGATCCAACTCCTAATAG ATTGTTAAATGTACGCGGAAAGCTTCAGAGATTATTGGTGGATTTTGTTCACCCAAAATTAATTTTACAG AAACTTATTGAAGAGTTCCTCAAGGTAGTTGGAGCTAAATTGAAACGAGAACTATATTATTGGCATGGTTATTAT GACAAGAGACTACCAATAGGAACCACTGCAGTGCTAAAATTAGAAG AATTTGTGGCCAAGTTCATGAGCATACACAGGAAGAGTTCTTCTAACAATTAG